One window of the Candidatus Sulfotelmatobacter sp. genome contains the following:
- a CDS encoding GNAT family N-acetyltransferase: MTIRPARPDDETFVVELVPRFVEHGAADGHTPDEVIVGTARVMRRALVAPREGELFLIAQEADGTRAGFLYAITERDFFTAEPYVHVSEIAVARSGAGVGAALMAAVEAWARERGSRFISLNVVEENRAAQRFYERRGYGPGHRHYVRRLD; the protein is encoded by the coding sequence GTGACGATTCGCCCGGCGCGGCCCGACGACGAGACCTTCGTCGTCGAGCTCGTTCCGCGGTTCGTCGAGCACGGCGCGGCCGACGGGCACACGCCGGACGAGGTGATCGTGGGGACCGCGCGCGTCATGCGGCGCGCGCTGGTCGCCCCGCGCGAAGGCGAGCTGTTTCTGATCGCGCAGGAAGCGGACGGCACGCGGGCCGGCTTCTTGTACGCGATCACCGAGCGCGACTTCTTCACGGCCGAGCCGTACGTGCACGTCTCGGAGATCGCGGTCGCGCGCAGCGGAGCGGGCGTCGGCGCCGCGCTGATGGCGGCCGTCGAAGCCTGGGCGCGCGAGCGCGGTTCGCGCTTCATCTCGCTCAACGTCGTCGAGGAGAACCGTGCCGCGCAGCGCTTTTACGAGCGCCGCGGCTACGGCCCGGGGCACCGCCACTACGTGCGGCGCTTGGACTAA
- a CDS encoding NADH-quinone oxidoreductase subunit N codes for MLVNLPSAGDYTALLPTIVVACAPLLILIVDLFLRGEGAGRRAVSVAIAILALLGAGWLLAAQYPHDVVAFDGAFVQGGFSIVFSEIVVIATIGTLLLSLGIGRTDQVAGTTALLLWSASGAMLMAGAASLLTVFLGLELLSLALYCLCAISARATARESALKYLLLSSMASGFLLYGSALLFGASGTVSFAGLAAATPSPLLALGAGLFLVGVAFKLSLVPFHSWTPDVYEGAPLPVTAFMSVATKAGTLAVLARFAYAALPQADAQTLLLPLWVLAALSMLIGNLAALAQTDMKRLLAYSGIAQVGYIVTAFAGTTVLGLRYALLYLAGYTFMNLGAFAVVALMSRDGDAVVGLGRFAGLAGRRPWLAAAMTFFLIGLAGLPPTIGFTGKILILAATVGAGYAWLAGVLIIGTAISAYVYFKIVRAMFANIDAAHVRDERSTNPLPWIAVAVCAVATFALGVLPYTPSNVLPHVK; via the coding sequence GTGCTCGTTAATCTGCCGAGTGCCGGCGACTACACCGCGCTGCTGCCGACGATCGTCGTCGCCTGCGCGCCGCTGCTGATCCTGATCGTCGACCTGTTCCTGCGCGGGGAGGGTGCCGGCCGCCGCGCCGTCTCCGTCGCCATCGCGATCCTCGCGCTGCTCGGCGCGGGCTGGCTGCTGGCCGCGCAGTACCCGCACGACGTGGTCGCGTTCGACGGCGCGTTCGTGCAGGGCGGCTTCTCGATCGTCTTCAGCGAGATCGTCGTCATCGCGACGATCGGCACGCTGTTGCTCTCGCTGGGCATCGGGCGCACCGATCAGGTCGCCGGCACCACGGCGCTGCTGCTGTGGAGCGCCAGCGGCGCGATGCTGATGGCCGGCGCGGCGAGCTTGTTGACCGTCTTCTTGGGTCTCGAGCTGCTCTCGCTCGCGCTGTACTGCCTGTGCGCGATCTCGGCGCGCGCGACGGCGCGCGAGTCGGCCCTCAAGTACCTCTTGCTCTCCTCGATGGCGTCGGGTTTCTTGCTGTACGGCTCGGCGCTGCTGTTCGGCGCGAGCGGAACCGTCTCGTTCGCCGGCCTGGCGGCCGCGACGCCCTCGCCGCTGCTCGCGCTCGGCGCCGGCTTGTTCCTGGTCGGCGTCGCGTTCAAGCTGAGCCTGGTGCCGTTCCATTCGTGGACGCCCGACGTCTACGAGGGTGCGCCGCTGCCGGTGACCGCGTTCATGTCGGTCGCCACCAAGGCGGGCACGCTGGCGGTGCTGGCGCGCTTCGCCTACGCGGCGCTGCCGCAAGCCGACGCGCAGACGCTGCTGCTGCCGCTGTGGGTGCTGGCCGCGCTCTCGATGCTGATCGGTAACCTCGCCGCGCTGGCGCAGACCGACATGAAGCGCCTGCTGGCGTACTCGGGGATCGCGCAAGTCGGCTACATCGTCACCGCCTTCGCGGGGACGACCGTGCTGGGGCTGCGCTACGCGCTCCTGTACTTGGCCGGCTACACGTTCATGAACCTGGGCGCGTTCGCGGTCGTCGCGCTGATGTCGCGCGACGGCGACGCGGTCGTCGGCTTGGGCCGCTTCGCGGGTCTGGCCGGGCGGCGCCCGTGGCTGGCCGCGGCGATGACGTTCTTCCTGATCGGTCTGGCCGGCTTGCCGCCGACCATCGGCTTCACCGGCAAGATCCTGATCTTGGCCGCGACGGTCGGCGCCGGTTACGCGTGGCTGGCCGGCGTGCTGATCATCGGCACCGCGATCTCCGCCTACGTCTACTTCAAGATCGTGCGGGCGATGTTCGCGAACATCGACGCGGCGCACGTGCGCGACGAGCGTTCGACGAACCCGCTGCCGTGGATCGCGGTCGCCGTCTGCGCGGTGGCGACGTTCGCCCTGGGCGTCCTCCCGTACACCCCGTCGAACGTCCTGCCGCACGTGAAGTGA
- the fumC gene encoding class II fumarate hydratase: MATTTQTNGTVGTTRVESDSMGKIDVPNDKYYGAQSARSLIHFDIGDAQTPRDVMPREVIRAMGTLKKAAALVNHDLGKLDAEKTDLIVRAADEVISGKLAEHFPLRVWQTGSGTQTNMNVNEVISNRAIEMAGGEMGSKKPIHPNDHVNMSQSSNDTFPTAMHMAAAQAIIDMLPAVKALRNALDAKAKQWKDIVKVGRTHLQDATPLTLGQEFSGYVAQLDRAIVDIEFALDRLYDLAIGGTAVGTGLNAHPEFADRAAKKISELTGLPFRSHPNKFAALASHDEFVFASGALKQLGAALMKIANDIRWLASGPRAGIGELILPENEPGSSIMPGKVNPTQSEAMTMVVVQVYGNDLAISFGASQGNFELNVFNPVMIYNFLHSCRLLKDACTMFREHAVEGLQANETAIAGYLGQSLMTVTALAPHIGYDKAAEIAKKAHHDGTTLKEAALSLGYISGADFDKFVVPANMTHP; encoded by the coding sequence ATGGCCACTACCACGCAGACGAACGGTACGGTCGGAACGACGCGCGTCGAGAGCGACTCGATGGGCAAGATCGACGTGCCGAACGACAAGTACTACGGCGCGCAATCGGCGCGCTCGCTCATCCACTTCGACATCGGGGACGCGCAAACGCCGCGCGACGTGATGCCGCGCGAGGTCATCCGCGCGATGGGCACCCTCAAGAAGGCCGCCGCGCTGGTCAACCACGACCTCGGCAAGCTCGACGCCGAGAAGACGGACCTGATCGTGCGCGCCGCCGACGAGGTGATCTCGGGCAAGCTGGCCGAGCACTTTCCGCTGCGCGTTTGGCAGACCGGCTCCGGCACCCAAACGAACATGAACGTCAACGAGGTCATCTCGAATCGCGCGATCGAGATGGCGGGCGGCGAGATGGGCTCGAAAAAGCCGATCCACCCCAACGACCACGTCAACATGTCACAGTCGTCGAACGACACCTTCCCGACCGCGATGCACATGGCCGCGGCGCAGGCGATCATCGACATGCTGCCGGCCGTCAAGGCGCTGCGCAACGCGCTCGACGCCAAGGCCAAGCAGTGGAAGGACATCGTCAAGGTCGGCCGCACGCACCTGCAGGATGCGACGCCGCTGACGCTGGGCCAAGAGTTCTCCGGCTACGTCGCGCAGCTCGATCGCGCCATCGTCGACATCGAGTTCGCGCTCGACCGGCTCTACGATCTGGCCATCGGCGGCACCGCCGTCGGCACCGGTCTCAACGCGCACCCCGAGTTCGCGGACCGCGCCGCCAAGAAGATCTCCGAGCTGACCGGCCTGCCGTTCCGCTCGCATCCGAACAAGTTCGCCGCGCTCGCTTCGCACGACGAGTTCGTGTTCGCCTCGGGCGCGCTCAAGCAGCTCGGCGCGGCGCTGATGAAGATCGCCAACGACATCCGCTGGCTGGCCTCGGGTCCGCGCGCCGGCATCGGCGAGCTGATCCTGCCGGAGAACGAACCGGGCAGCTCGATCATGCCGGGCAAGGTCAACCCGACGCAGTCCGAAGCGATGACGATGGTCGTCGTGCAGGTGTACGGCAACGACCTGGCCATCTCGTTCGGCGCCTCGCAGGGCAACTTCGAGCTGAACGTGTTCAACCCGGTCATGATCTACAACTTCCTGCACTCGTGCCGGCTGCTCAAGGACGCGTGCACGATGTTCCGCGAGCACGCCGTCGAGGGGCTGCAGGCCAACGAAACCGCGATCGCCGGATACCTGGGGCAGTCGCTGATGACCGTGACGGCGCTGGCGCCGCACATCGGGTACGACAAGGCGGCCGAGATCGCCAAGAAGGCGCACCACGACGGCACGACCTTAAAGGAAGCTGCGCTGAGCCTGGGATACATCAGCGGCGCCGACTTCGACAAGTTCGTCGTACCGGCCAATATGACACATCCGTGA
- a CDS encoding MarR family transcriptional regulator — protein MARLYGLPGHLIRRCHQIVGGLFAEALSTSDLTPMQYAALTAIRAHPEIDATRLSRLIVFDKSTLGSVLERLEAKQLIWREASPRDRRAKRLRITPAGTRLIERADPIVDRVEADFLAPLPAADRTRLVRLLRRVVAGHAADEAKLT, from the coding sequence ATGGCGCGCCTGTACGGACTGCCGGGGCACTTGATCCGGCGCTGCCACCAGATCGTCGGCGGATTGTTCGCCGAGGCGCTGAGCACATCCGATCTCACGCCGATGCAGTACGCCGCGCTGACGGCGATCCGCGCGCACCCCGAGATCGACGCCACGCGCCTCTCGCGGCTGATCGTGTTCGACAAGTCGACGCTGGGCTCGGTCCTGGAACGGCTCGAGGCGAAGCAGCTGATCTGGCGCGAGGCCAGCCCGCGCGATCGCCGCGCCAAGCGCTTGCGCATCACGCCGGCCGGCACGCGGCTGATCGAGCGCGCCGATCCGATCGTCGACCGCGTCGAAGCCGACTTCCTCGCACCGCTGCCGGCGGCCGACCGCACCCGCCTGGTCCGCTTGTTACGCCGCGTCGTCGCCGGCCACGCCGCCGACGAGGCCAAGCTCACGTGA
- a CDS encoding tetratricopeptide repeat protein, protein MRLLRAFVALIVFVAATAAPARPAPPATAPVADGAGLVDAARAKLASGDGAGALALLQPYVAQHPTDIAAGRLLGDVYFRVPDFGKAEAAWKAVVKVDPTDRETHNRLGALYAAEDRVPEATLEFERSLPLAEGYAGLVRQHQRLGDIDQWIAEIQEAIDKNPLDADKISLIGHVYEYLHQNELALLAYRKVVNLRPTSCGPRVDLSNVLVETDQYDQAIGELHACLARDPKDYAAIINLGDAYLHKGEQARGASYIDQALALNPMGFEALVDHGYVLDENGDWKDAIVFYNRALAIDPTRPEAYIDLGFDYAGQHLFALAEAAYLKGLSVAADDGTLHYLLGQTYDEQGKVSLAREQYRAASHSPEKYIAQQARAELGLLPPQ, encoded by the coding sequence ATGCGTCTCCTGCGCGCGTTCGTCGCCCTGATCGTCTTCGTCGCCGCCACGGCCGCCCCGGCCCGGCCCGCGCCACCCGCCACGGCGCCGGTGGCCGACGGCGCGGGCCTCGTCGACGCCGCGCGCGCCAAGCTGGCGTCCGGCGACGGCGCCGGCGCGCTGGCGCTGCTGCAGCCGTACGTGGCGCAGCACCCGACCGATATCGCCGCCGGCCGGCTGCTGGGCGACGTCTACTTCCGGGTCCCCGACTTCGGCAAGGCCGAGGCGGCCTGGAAGGCCGTCGTCAAGGTCGACCCCACCGACCGCGAGACGCACAACCGGCTGGGCGCGCTGTACGCCGCCGAGGACCGGGTCCCGGAGGCGACCCTCGAGTTCGAGCGCAGCCTGCCGCTGGCCGAAGGCTATGCCGGCCTGGTGCGCCAGCACCAGCGGCTCGGGGACATCGATCAGTGGATCGCCGAGATCCAGGAGGCGATCGACAAGAACCCGCTCGACGCCGACAAGATCTCGCTGATCGGGCACGTCTACGAGTACCTCCACCAGAACGAGCTGGCGCTGCTGGCCTACCGCAAGGTGGTCAACCTGCGGCCGACCAGTTGCGGACCTCGCGTCGACCTTTCGAACGTTTTGGTCGAGACGGACCAGTACGACCAGGCGATCGGTGAGCTCCACGCGTGCCTCGCCCGCGACCCCAAGGACTACGCGGCGATCATCAACCTGGGCGACGCCTACCTCCACAAGGGCGAACAGGCGCGGGGTGCCTCCTACATCGACCAGGCGCTGGCGCTCAACCCGATGGGGTTCGAAGCGCTCGTCGATCACGGCTACGTGCTCGACGAGAACGGCGATTGGAAGGACGCGATCGTGTTCTACAACCGGGCCCTCGCCATCGATCCGACGCGTCCCGAAGCGTACATCGACCTCGGCTTCGATTATGCGGGCCAGCACCTGTTCGCTTTGGCGGAAGCAGCCTACCTCAAGGGGCTCAGCGTCGCCGCAGACGACGGCACGCTCCACTACTTACTCGGCCAGACGTACGACGAGCAAGGCAAGGTCAGCTTGGCCCGCGAGCAATATCGCGCCGCGTCGCACTCGCCGGAAAAGTACATCGCGCAGCAGGCGCGCGCCGAGTTGGGACTCCTCCCGCCCCAGTAA
- a CDS encoding RidA family protein, protein MSERETIRTPDAPAAIGPYAQAVAAGPYVFCSGQIALDPATGSLVEGNAATQTHQINRNIDAVLRAAGLGFADVVKTTIFLVAMDDFAAVNAVYAQPYGEGPYPARSTVAVAALPRGAKVEIEVVALRRSS, encoded by the coding sequence GTGAGCGAGCGCGAGACGATCCGCACACCCGACGCACCGGCCGCGATCGGGCCCTACGCGCAAGCCGTCGCGGCCGGGCCGTACGTCTTCTGCTCTGGCCAGATCGCGCTCGACCCGGCGACCGGTTCGCTCGTCGAGGGCAACGCGGCGACGCAGACGCACCAGATCAACCGCAACATCGACGCCGTGCTGCGAGCGGCTGGACTCGGCTTCGCCGACGTCGTCAAGACGACGATCTTCCTGGTCGCGATGGACGACTTCGCGGCCGTCAACGCGGTCTACGCGCAGCCGTACGGCGAGGGTCCGTATCCGGCCCGCTCGACGGTCGCCGTCGCCGCCCTTCCGCGCGGCGCCAAAGTCGAGATCGAAGTCGTCGCGCTGCGCCGCTCGTCCTAG
- a CDS encoding FAD-dependent monooxygenase has protein sequence MSEPSVLVVGGGIGGLAVALAVAQRGRTVRVLEKAAEFGEIGAGLQLAPNASRALERLGILDALARHAVFPQHLVWMDALAGTRLCELDLGQPFVERYGYPYVVMHRTDLLAELLSAARAHERITLETGKELVEVDADDELVRVRCADGTTARGELLVGADGLWSTVRSFVVDDGAPICSEYVAYRGAIPIGEMSTHAGLDNVVFWTGPDKHLVQYPVRRGELYNQVAVFRSHRYRPGTDDWGTAEELERAFGGTTAPVRAALTKIRRNRRWPMYDRLPIDHWSRGRVTLLGDAAHPMLQYLAQGACQALEDAVALADALSDNRTVEGALHAYEQVRVARTARVQTTARAWGAFWHVHPDDQPARDAHLVDRSPRDYNELDWLYGATAPASATVA, from the coding sequence GTGAGCGAGCCGTCCGTCCTGGTGGTGGGCGGCGGCATCGGCGGATTGGCCGTCGCGCTGGCGGTCGCGCAGCGCGGCCGCACCGTGCGGGTGCTGGAGAAGGCGGCCGAGTTCGGCGAGATCGGAGCCGGCTTGCAGTTGGCCCCCAACGCGTCGCGCGCGCTCGAGCGGTTGGGCATCCTCGACGCGTTGGCGCGGCACGCGGTCTTCCCGCAACACCTGGTCTGGATGGACGCGCTGGCGGGGACGCGCCTGTGCGAGCTCGACCTCGGCCAGCCGTTCGTCGAGCGCTACGGCTACCCGTACGTCGTCATGCACCGCACGGATCTGCTGGCCGAGCTGCTCAGCGCCGCACGCGCGCACGAGCGCATCACCTTGGAGACCGGCAAGGAGCTGGTCGAAGTCGACGCCGACGACGAGCTGGTCCGGGTGCGCTGCGCGGACGGCACGACCGCGCGCGGCGAGCTGCTGGTCGGCGCCGACGGGCTGTGGTCGACGGTGCGTTCGTTCGTCGTCGACGACGGCGCGCCGATCTGTTCCGAATACGTCGCCTACCGCGGCGCGATTCCGATCGGCGAGATGTCGACCCACGCCGGGCTCGACAACGTCGTGTTCTGGACGGGGCCCGACAAGCATCTGGTGCAGTATCCGGTCCGCCGCGGGGAGCTCTACAACCAAGTCGCCGTCTTTCGCAGCCATCGCTACCGGCCCGGAACCGACGACTGGGGGACCGCCGAGGAGTTGGAGCGGGCCTTCGGCGGCACCACGGCGCCGGTGCGCGCGGCGTTGACGAAGATCCGCCGCAACCGCCGCTGGCCGATGTACGACCGGCTCCCGATCGACCACTGGAGCCGCGGCCGGGTGACGCTGCTCGGCGACGCGGCGCATCCGATGCTGCAATACCTCGCGCAGGGTGCGTGCCAGGCGCTCGAGGACGCCGTCGCGCTGGCGGATGCGCTCAGCGACAACCGCACCGTCGAGGGCGCACTGCACGCCTACGAGCAGGTGCGGGTCGCGCGCACGGCGCGCGTACAGACGACGGCGCGCGCGTGGGGCGCGTTCTGGCACGTCCATCCGGACGATCAACCGGCGCGCGACGCGCACCTGGTCGATCGCTCACCGCGGGACTACAACGAGCTCGACTGGCTCTACGGCGCTACGGCGCCGGCGTCGGCGACGGTTGCGTGA
- a CDS encoding aldo/keto reductase: protein MKYRTLPQSDVTVSEVGFGLWTTSTGWWGEKSDVEAVALMREAYELGVTTFDAADTYGNGRSEEQLAAAFSDRRDKVVYATKFGYDWEHHAGERKGQNEIEQDFSPAFVRKALEGSLRRLQTDYIDVWQMHNARLEQVRDGELQALLEDFRREGKIRSWGVALGPAIGWLWEGIEAAQRNVPMVQMIWNLLEPYPGNEMVAAADELHADTTYFIRVPHSSGMLEGKYTKDTVFPPTDHRSHRPRSWLINGIQKVETLRFLEEPGRTLGQAAIQWLLAEPRVMTVLPNIYDSEQLREFAAAPDTPRLSAAELARIAELAKSNFGVGPEQNRYKGTMSPPPDAALPAHA, encoded by the coding sequence ATGAAGTACCGTACGCTGCCCCAATCCGACGTGACCGTGAGTGAGGTCGGCTTCGGCCTGTGGACCACCTCGACCGGCTGGTGGGGCGAGAAGTCGGACGTCGAGGCGGTCGCGCTGATGCGCGAAGCATACGAGCTCGGCGTCACGACGTTCGACGCCGCCGATACCTACGGCAACGGCCGCAGCGAGGAGCAGCTGGCCGCCGCCTTCTCGGACCGGCGCGACAAGGTGGTGTACGCGACGAAGTTCGGGTACGACTGGGAGCATCACGCCGGCGAGCGCAAGGGCCAGAACGAGATCGAGCAAGACTTCTCGCCCGCCTTCGTGCGCAAGGCGCTCGAAGGTTCGCTGCGGCGCCTGCAGACCGACTACATCGACGTCTGGCAGATGCACAACGCGCGCCTGGAGCAGGTGCGCGACGGTGAGCTGCAAGCGCTGCTCGAAGACTTCCGCCGCGAGGGGAAGATTCGCAGCTGGGGCGTCGCGCTCGGTCCCGCCATCGGCTGGCTGTGGGAAGGCATCGAAGCGGCGCAGCGCAACGTGCCGATGGTCCAGATGATCTGGAACCTGCTCGAGCCGTACCCCGGCAACGAGATGGTCGCGGCGGCCGACGAGCTCCACGCCGACACGACCTACTTCATCCGCGTGCCGCACTCGTCGGGGATGCTCGAAGGCAAGTACACCAAGGACACCGTCTTCCCGCCGACCGATCATCGCAGCCATCGTCCGCGCTCGTGGCTGATCAACGGTATCCAGAAAGTCGAGACGCTGCGCTTCCTCGAGGAGCCCGGCCGCACGCTCGGTCAAGCCGCGATCCAGTGGCTGTTGGCCGAACCGCGCGTGATGACCGTGCTGCCGAACATCTACGATAGCGAGCAGCTGCGCGAGTTCGCAGCGGCGCCCGACACGCCGCGCCTGAGCGCCGCCGAGCTGGCGCGTATCGCCGAGCTCGCGAAGAGCAACTTCGGCGTCGGCCCGGAACAGAACCGCTACAAAGGCACGATGTCGCCGCCGCCCGACGCGGCGCTCCCGGCGCACGCGTGA
- a CDS encoding isopeptide-forming domain-containing fimbrial protein has protein sequence MSADVIGRIVRAIVLALACTALAVRAGEAASPAGTLITNTATAQYAAGPAGVTYSVQSNVVQVAIAAVSAIVVGPKEKAVNPATEGYSAGSPITRTFTITNAGNAADAYTVTAVTTGGGAISSIAYLESNGTVPVTLNATTTPTLQPGGSISVQVGLTTKGVAVGTSFPIALTARSTSTGAANGLVSDSGQVWALAQAAASLGGVTGPNTLVTKLVDSVRSTTANPGATITYSIAFKNYGGSAATNVALTDDVPAGITALPQTATLNGTNVAAAASLSGQVLTVKVGTLAAGAMDTLTFQATVMNAESAGSSFVNVASLAADGISPVSTSPASVLVGLANKVYDGYAGGGSAIAGATITLRDASTHAVIALPQNPGGTAGSSALTRAPQDALVGVPAGGLAPNYSNANPFTTGADGTYSFVFNTSQLGVPGQPAQYELDIAAPNYTARRIAVTISPDATGLLYDATLRDLDGMQLASPGGFTLVANSVSLSDVFGLLGNLPMFAPHPLTVSKTVDRDVASGGDRLLYTVQVGNSGASFGTTRVVDTLPAGIVYAPGTARVDGQPIEPLRDGRILTWTLAGVSGTHTITYACVVLPYASEGTTLVNLVDVDALAASGAHVTGSASADTRIVAGALGNRIVITGRVFADVAKTGRFRTGDKGVAGVRVYLEDGESVTTDPYGRFTFPAVRPGQHVLRVDETTLPASVKPYGDRRYDSTRSLQRLLHGLYDAGLMQDVEFALEPAA, from the coding sequence GTGTCCGCCGACGTCATCGGGCGCATCGTGCGCGCGATCGTCCTCGCCCTCGCGTGCACCGCTCTGGCGGTCCGCGCGGGCGAGGCGGCGTCGCCGGCGGGCACGCTGATCACCAACACCGCGACCGCGCAGTATGCCGCCGGACCCGCCGGCGTGACCTACAGCGTGCAATCGAACGTGGTGCAAGTCGCGATCGCGGCGGTCTCCGCGATCGTCGTCGGGCCCAAGGAAAAGGCGGTCAACCCCGCCACCGAGGGCTACTCGGCCGGTTCGCCGATCACGCGCACGTTCACCATCACCAACGCGGGGAACGCCGCCGACGCCTATACGGTCACCGCGGTGACGACGGGCGGCGGCGCGATCTCCTCGATCGCGTACCTCGAGTCGAACGGCACCGTTCCGGTGACGCTCAACGCGACGACCACGCCGACGCTGCAGCCGGGTGGGTCGATCTCGGTGCAAGTCGGTCTCACCACCAAGGGCGTCGCGGTCGGCACGAGCTTTCCGATCGCCCTGACCGCGCGGTCGACCAGCACCGGCGCCGCCAACGGACTCGTCTCCGACAGCGGCCAGGTGTGGGCGCTCGCGCAAGCGGCCGCGTCGCTGGGCGGCGTCACCGGTCCCAACACGCTCGTCACCAAGCTCGTCGACTCGGTCCGCTCGACCACGGCGAATCCGGGAGCCACCATCACCTACTCGATCGCGTTCAAGAACTACGGCGGCTCGGCGGCGACGAACGTCGCCCTCACCGACGACGTTCCGGCCGGCATCACCGCGCTGCCGCAGACCGCGACGCTCAACGGCACCAACGTCGCCGCGGCGGCGTCGCTGAGCGGACAAGTGCTGACCGTCAAGGTCGGGACGTTGGCCGCCGGCGCGATGGACACGCTGACGTTTCAAGCGACGGTCATGAACGCCGAGAGCGCGGGATCGAGCTTCGTCAACGTCGCCTCGCTGGCGGCCGACGGCATCAGCCCGGTCTCGACCTCGCCGGCCAGCGTGCTGGTCGGGCTGGCCAACAAAGTCTACGACGGATACGCGGGCGGCGGGTCGGCGATCGCCGGCGCGACCATCACGCTGCGCGACGCGAGCACGCACGCCGTCATCGCGCTCCCGCAGAACCCCGGCGGCACCGCCGGTTCTTCGGCGCTCACGCGCGCACCGCAAGACGCGCTGGTCGGCGTGCCGGCCGGGGGGCTCGCGCCCAACTACAGCAACGCGAACCCGTTCACCACCGGCGCCGACGGCACGTACAGCTTCGTCTTCAACACCAGCCAGCTCGGCGTGCCGGGCCAGCCCGCGCAGTACGAGCTCGACATCGCGGCTCCCAACTACACCGCGCGCCGCATCGCGGTCACGATCAGCCCGGACGCCACCGGGCTGCTCTACGACGCGACGCTGCGCGATCTCGACGGCATGCAGTTGGCCTCGCCCGGCGGCTTCACGCTGGTCGCCAACTCCGTCTCACTCTCCGACGTGTTCGGCCTCCTAGGAAACCTCCCCATGTTCGCTCCGCACCCGTTGACGGTCAGCAAGACCGTCGACCGTGACGTCGCCTCGGGCGGCGATCGTCTGCTCTACACCGTGCAAGTCGGCAACTCGGGCGCCAGCTTCGGCACGACGCGCGTCGTCGACACCTTGCCGGCCGGCATCGTCTACGCGCCCGGGACCGCGCGCGTCGACGGTCAACCGATCGAACCGCTCCGCGACGGCCGCATCCTGACCTGGACGCTGGCCGGCGTGAGCGGCACGCACACGATCACCTACGCGTGCGTCGTGCTCCCGTACGCCTCCGAGGGCACGACGCTGGTGAACCTGGTCGACGTCGACGCGCTGGCCGCGAGCGGCGCGCACGTGACGGGCAGCGCGAGCGCCGACACCCGCATCGTCGCCGGCGCGCTGGGCAACCGCATCGTCATCACCGGCCGCGTCTTCGCCGACGTCGCGAAAACCGGCCGCTTCCGCACCGGCGACAAGGGCGTCGCCGGCGTGCGCGTCTACCTCGAGGACGGCGAATCGGTCACCACCGATCCGTACGGCCGCTTCACGTTCCCGGCGGTCCGTCCGGGACAGCACGTGCTGCGCGTCGACGAGACGACGCTGCCGGCGAGCGTGAAGCCCTACGGCGACCGTCGCTACGACAGCACCCGCAGCCTGCAGCGCCTGCTGCACGGCCTCTACGACGCCGGCTTGATGCAGGACGTCGAGTTCGCTCTGGAACCGGCCGCATGA